A genome region from Pyrenophora tritici-repentis strain M4 chromosome 9, whole genome shotgun sequence includes the following:
- a CDS encoding GTPase-activating protein, with amino-acid sequence MGDALLRVAPALSHPGDAGRSPAPAMAANNPSYASFRAAATEYTPPASPQPQIPYAAKKGGFGSLRSRHPVQLQMDTTQEAPLRDRTRRSPTSGDSPTLPSQKFTQRKRTPSLLRHAAVPSPLHESHATPAPQPMSPIMAPAMARQDSNGPRSPDLRAIFNPLASNPIGSPGPAWNSPIDDMSVPPVSPLRARGMTSSSQGPFPPPLRSVTSIPDYAQYRGNERTNLSGTYKPNRGVPNWSHKDYYPPPPRPFRGEEPRSSFKSTWTTASSSILETSGTERSSIATARSSLASDRHPSIYSRDESRDRLRERDDSPETILTEEAAEEEDNLDAVGDVLDSYFYDEDDEERSPITEQHDRDFQSPSPPALDSEPPGLSQTPSRDFDSLDSFQSSESLKRWDERPSSRPLTIRPPSGSDFDDEVLETESTNRKALQVDYMPKASPLKAPRTPKSNAVAPQQKKRQSVALQRSSEETPRRKSIALQALALRTMSSSDRANRTPAKGHNLKRSNTSQSQFDHIRRDISALPQLPMSRSRLSRQDWANIEAYSKRHSKRNSTRKGSNDSGVNRSGPLSPQSPPLQRSEALPEVDEDEAIPRRASTSVFDRKSAMFDLGMMSQLNAVKSKPDSVRSPTLAPPGQQMPTVTAQGLWKVAAPAERDRYGFKKASDKISVQEYNAWSSRYEEHIGRRRGKWIALMTKQGLSTTEPTKFPDMCEKVKRYARKGYPPEWRGAMWWYYSGGQHMIQQKEMVGLYKSLAARVNRGELNKDDKDAIERDLDRTFPDNIHFRPEAATDLLDGESDDEPALIHDLREVLSCFALNNPHIGYCQSLNFIAGLLLLFLKQDKEKAFILLTIITQNHLPGAHARSLANTEVNVLMMLIKDYLPKTVLRVWDAFLYEGPRALYRYALAIFKLGEPEIRKYRPGDGEIFMVVQTLPRQCLDPNILHDLAFVKKGFGNMSQNVIDQKRMFWREQTMIAHQNSVKKSATGRTQQSTAQTPEDEDGDRDSLRKAIGHGLRRRASRKFRKMGMK; translated from the exons ATGGGTGACGCCCTCTTGCGCGTCGCTCCTGCCCTTTCCCATCCAGGGGACGCCGGTCGCAGCCCTGCGCCTGCCATGGCTGCGAACAATCCCTCGTACGCCTCCTTCCGTGCAGCGGCCACCGAATACACTCCGCCCGCCTCGCCCCAACCACAGATACCATACGCCGCGAAGAAGGGGGGCTTCGGCTCACTACGGTCCAGACATCCTGTACAACTCCAAATGGACACGACGCAAGAAGCCCCCCTGCGTGACCGTACCAGGCGCAGCCCGACTTCTGGAGATAGCCCGACACTGCCTTCCCAAAAGTTTACCCAACGCAAGCGCACTCCTTCCCTCCTCCGCCATGCTGCTGTTCCGTCTCCCCTCCACGAATCCCACGCTACTCCGGCGCCGCAGCCCATGTCGCCGATAATGGCTCCAGCAATGGCCCGCCAGGACAGCAACGGCCCACGCTCGCCTGACCTACGCGCCATCTTCAACCCGCTGGCCAGCAACCCCATCGGTTCGCCCGGCCCCGCATGGAACTCACCCATCGACGACATGTCAGTGCCGCCCGTCTCGCCCCTCCGAGCCCGTGGCATGACCAGCTCATCACAGGGGCCTTTCCCACCTCCGCTACGCTCTGTGACGTCAATCCCCGATTACGCCCAGTATCGCGGAAACGAGCGCACCAACCTCTCGGGCACTTACAAACCGAATCGGGGCGTACCCAACTGGTCCCACAAAGACTATTACCCTCCACCACCGCGGCCCTTCCGCGGCGAAGAGCCACGCTCCAGCTTCAAATCCACATGGACCACTGCTTCCTCAAGTATCCTTGAGACTAGCGGTACAGAACGAAGCAGCATAGCCACCGCACGCAGTTCTCTTGCGAGCGACAGACACCCTAGTATATACTCTCGAGATGAGTCCAGAGATCGTCTGCGGGAACGAGACGACTCTCCAGAGACGATTCTGACCGAGGAAGCGGCCGAGGAAGAAGACAATCTCGATGCCGTTGGCGATGTACTAGATTCGTATTTTTACGACGAGGACGATGAAGAACGCAGCCCCATCACCGAGCAACATGACCGGGACTTCCAGAGCCCCTCACCACCAGCCCTGGATTCAGAGCCTCCAGGCCTTTCCCAAACACCGTCTCGCGACTTCGATTCCTTGGATTCCTTCCAGTCGAGCGAGAGTCTCAAACGATGGGACGAACGACCGAGCTCACGC CCTCTGACTATCCGGCCTCCATCTGGATCGGATTTTGATGACGAGGTACTAGAGACGGAGTCGACGAATCGTAAGGCCCTGCAGGTCGACTATATGCCCAAGGCCAGTCCTCTAAAAGCACCGCGCACACCAAAGTCAAACGCCGTCGCGCCGCAGCAAAAGAAGAGGCAGTCGGTTGCGCTGCAGCGGTCGAGCGAGGAAACGCCCCGCCGCAAGTCGATTGCCTTACAGGCCCTTGCACTTAGGACAATGAGTTCCTCGGACCGAGCTAATCGCACACCCGCCAAGGGTCACAACCTGAAACGATCCAATACAAGCCAGTCGCAATTCGATCATATTCGACGTGATATATCCGCACTTCCACAGTTGCCCATGAGTCGCTCGCGTCTCTCGCGCCAGGATTGGGCAAACATCGAAGCTTATTCAAAGAGACACAGCAAGAGGAATAGTACGCGCAAAGGTTCCAATGACTCCGGAGTCAATAGGTCGGGGCCGTTGTCTCCCCAGTCTCCGCCTTTGCAAAGGTCAGAGGCTCTCCCGGAGGTTGACGAAGACGAAGCCATTCCGAGGCGCGCTTCTACTAGCGTATTCGACCGAAAGAGCGCAATGTTCGATCTTGGCATGATGTCGCAACTCAATGCAGTGAAGAGCAAGCCTGATTCAGTACGAAGCCCAACCCTGGCTCCACCCGGTCAACAAATGCCCACTGTGACAGCACAAGGCCTGTGGAAAGTGGCGGCTCCTGCCGAGCGAGATCGGTATGGCTTCAAGAAGGCTTCCGACAAGATTAGCGTCCAGGAGTACAACGCGTGGTCCTCGAGATACGAAGAACACATTGGCCGACGAAGGGGCAAGTGGATCGCTCTCATGACCAAGCAAGGCCTATCAACGACCGAGCCAACCAAGTTCCCAGATATGTGCGAGAAGGTCAAGAGGTACGCACGCAAGGGATATCCTCCTGAGTGGCGAGGCGCCATGTGGTGGTACTATTCTGGTGGACAGCATATGATTCAACAGAAGGAGATGGTTGGTCTTTACAAGTCATTGGCAGCCCGCGTAAACCGTGGCGAGCTCAACAAGGACGACAAGGATGCGATTGAGCGCGATCTCGACAGGACATTTCCAGACAACATCCATTTCCGTCCAGAGGCCGCGACTGATCTGCTCGATGGCGAGTCCGACGATGAGCCAGCGTTGATTCACGATCTTCGCGAGGTCTTGTCATGTTTCGCCCTGAACAATCCCCACATCGGATACTGCCAGTCTCTCAACTTCATCGCCggtcttcttctcctcttcctgAAGCaagacaaggagaaggcctTCATCCTTCTTACCATCATTACGCAAAATCATCTTCCAGGTGCCCACGCTCGCAGCCTTGCAAACACCGAAGTCAATGTTCTTATGATGTTGATCAAAGACTACCTACCCAAG ACTGTTCTCCGTGTCTGGGACGCGTTTCTGTACGAAGGACCCCGTGCCCTGTACCGCTATGCGCTTGCCATCTTCAAGCTCGGTGAGCCGGAGATCCGAAAGTACCGTCCAGGTGATGGCGAGATCTTCATGGTAGTGCAGACGCTGCCCAGGCAATGTCTGGATCCGAACATCCTGCACGACTTGGCGTTTGTAAAGAAGGGCTTCGGCAACATGTCACAAAACGTCATTGACCAGA
- a CDS encoding Ubiquitin-protein ligase, whose protein sequence is MSTGAKKRIMKASLSCCEYTECMNDTPPGMKINFDEQNMTKWEVLMDGPAQSAYAGGHFKLEITFPTEYPFKPPVVSFRTKIYHPNVSNDDKGSMCLGLLRADEWKPPNKVVSVLRLIQTLLIEPNPDDAIEPSIANEYRENRKEFEKNAKDWVKRYAK, encoded by the exons ATGAGCACCGGGGCCAAGAAGCGTATTATGAAGGCAAGCCTCTCGTGTTGT GAGTACACGGAATGCATGAATGACACGCCGCCGGGCATGAAGATCAACTTTGACGAGCAGAACATGACCAAGTGGGAAGTGTTGATGGACGGGCCTGCGCAATCAGCGTATGCG GGCGGGCACTTCAAGCTCGAAATCACCTTCCCAACCGAATACCCATTCAAGCCACCCGTCGTCAGCTTCCGAACTAAGATCTACCATCCCAACGTGAGCAACGACGACAAGGGCTCCATGTGCCTGGGTCTGTTGCGCGCGGACGAGTGGAAGCCGCCCAACAAGGTGGTGTCGGTGCTCCGACTGATCCAGACGCTGCTGATTGAGCCCAACCCCGACGATGCGATTGAGCCATCCATCGCCAACGAGTACCGGGAAAACCGCAAGGAGTTTGAGAAGAACGCCAAGGACTGGGTCAAGCGCTACGCCAAGTAA
- a CDS encoding BTB domain containing protein, with the protein MFGKRSFTSSKEKDRSGKITKQPKRSHRDASKQKVMAEKLDARKDSPIMGGESPVLTSAIVTVVVGSDQRLFAAHEDVLCHSPYFAELLRGQFFESGNRRIDLPTEEPEIFSCILEYLYKGDYYPRLVQDKRRQTWMLEGAISSPDPNRTGDRAAAVEPTFFHSGVGDVVLRDTAVYCAADRYGLEELKKLSLRKQGLQSGIEVGTILRSARYAYENTPDSDSRLRAHYLALIIRSRKTFKRSGTMQMEMEMGGKLFFDLFVAMCNHVDDLADASASARGTPRTI; encoded by the exons ATGTTCGGCAAGCGCTCTTTTACTAGCTCAAAGGAGAAGGACCGTTCAGGCAAGATAACCAAGCAGCCGAAGCGATCACATCGCGATGCGTCAAAGCAGAAGGTGATGGCCGAGAAGCTGGATGCGCGCAAGGACAGTCCAATAATGGGCGGCGAGTCACCAGTACTCACCTCCGCCATTGTGACAGTCGTCGTTGGTTCCGACCAGCGATTGTTCGCTGCGCACGAAGACGTGCTTTGTCACTCCCCGTACTTTGCTGAGCTGTTGCGGGGACAGTTCTTCGAATCCGGCAATCGCCGCATCGATCTGCCAACTGAGGAGCCTGAAATCTTCAGTTGCATCCTCGAGTATCTTTACAAGGGCGACTACTACCCGCGTCTTGTTCAAGACAAGCGCCGCCAGACCTGGATGCTCGAAGGTGCAATCTCCTCACCCGACCCAAACAGAACCGGCGACCGTGCAGCCGCCGTCGAGCCAACCTTTTTTCATTCCGGCGTGGGAGACGTTGTTCTCCGGGACACGGCCGTGTACTGTGCAGCTGATCGTTACGGCCTCGAAGAGCTCAAGAAGCTCTCTCTGCGCAAGCAGGGCCTGCAGAGCGGGATCGAAGTCGGTACTATCCTGCGTAGCGCACGCTATGCGTATGAGAACACGCCGGACAGCGACTCGCGGCTGCGCGCTCATTACCTCGCTCTGATTATCCGCAGCCGGAAAACCTTCAAGCGTAGTGGCACCATGCAGATGGAAATGGAGATGGGGGGAAAACTGTTCTTTGACCTGTTTGTGGCAATGTGCAACCATGTCGATGATCTTGCGGATGCGAG CGCCAGCGCTCGCGGCACTCCCAGGACCATCTAA
- a CDS encoding SuhB, Archaeal fructose-1,6-bisphosphatase and related enzyme inositol monophosphatase family, giving the protein MADSNPNLREIHDFMISIAKKAGERIVSATPTTAASGSKKNCMDPLSMPLFHSITTNKPIPAVDLVTQTDRDVEALISTSLKSQYPSFAFMGEETYKPGDVLTETPTFICDPIDGTTNFVHRYPYVCISLGLAVDREPVVGVVYNPFTKTLYSAIKGQGAYLDQTHKLPLQEPTKFEGLSSCLVAVEWGSDRGGNDFRVKNETFKKLAAEKEAGGGMVHGIRSFGSAALNLCGVASGGLDVYWEAGCWAWDVCAGWVILKEAGGIMVDANPGNWEPKVEGQRYLAVRGGEGQKEIVEEFWSLVEGKFEVGM; this is encoded by the coding sequence ATGGCCGACTCCAACCCCAACCTCCGCGAAATCCACGACTTCATGATCTCCATTGCCAAAAAAGCAGGCGAGCGCATCGTCTCCGCCACACCCACAACCGCAGCCTCTGGTTCAAAGAAGAACTGTATGGACCCGCTATCTATGCCCCTATTCCATAGTATAACAACTAACAAGCCCATTCCAGCCGTCGACCTAGTAACCCAAACGGACCGCGACGTCGAAGCCCTAATCTCCACCTCACTCAAAAGCCAATACCCCAGCTTCGCCTTTATGGGCGAGGAAACCTACAAACCAGGTGACGTGCTAACCGAGACACCGACATTCATCTGCGATCCCATTGACGGCACCACGAACTTTGTGCACCGCTATCCTTACGTGTGTATCTCGCTGGGCCTGGCCGTTGACCGCGAGCCTGTCGTGGGCGTGGTGTATAACCCCTTTACCAAGACGCTGTACTCGGCGATCAAGGGACAAGGTGCGTATCTCGATCAGACGCACAAGCTACCACTGCAGGAACCGACAAAGTTCGAGGGACTGAGTAGTTGTCTTGTGGCGGTGGAGTGGGGGAGTGATAGGGGTGGGAATGATTTTAGGGTCAAGAATGAGACGTTTAAGAAGTTGGCGGCGGAGAAGGAAGCCGGGGGTGGCATGGTGCATGGGATTCGGTCGTTTGGTAGTGCGGCGCTGAATCTGTGTGGAGTAGCGAGTGGTGGATTGGATGTGTACTGGGAGGCTGGGTGTTGGGCGTGGGATGTTTGTGCTGGGTGGGTAATTCTCAAGGAAGCGGGAGGTATCATGGTCGATGCGAATCCTGGGAACTGGGAGCCGAAGGTTGAAGGACAGAGGTATCTGGCTGTTAGGGGCGGAGAGGGACAGAAGGAGATTGTAGAAGAGTTTTGGAGTTTGGTGGAGGGGAAGTTTGAGGTTGGTATGTAG
- a CDS encoding Pectate-lyase-3 multi-domain protein — MHLPSLIACLGAVGAQAAAIAPWARLRSVNETDFAAAAAFPDGYWMNDLSGKGRAAFNSNPNYKVFRNVKEYGAKGDGVTDDSDAINRAISDGGRCGPWVCDSSTDSPAVVYIPSGTYLISKPIIFYYETQLIGNPRALPILKASPSLQALALIDASPYNNQNGQPGWISTNLFVRQIRNLIIDGTAVPPTSGFQAIHWPASQATTIQNVKIRMTQASNSVHAGIFVENGSGGHMADLDISGGLYGMNIGNQQFTMRNVKISKAVTGISQIWDWGWLYAGLSISDCGTAFSMSNGASSGKLEVGSVVIIDSEITNCNKFVDMAWSRSTMPTGAGQLILENIVLNNVPNAVVGNGATVLAGGSLTIQAWGQGNKYAPNVNGPQKFQGPITPAPRPSSLLDGGKYYAKSKPTYETLTTGNFISARGAGATGDGRTDDTQAVQNAINSAVSQGKVVYFEHGTYKVTNTIYVPGGARMVGETFSVIMGSGSVFGNKDSPVPIVQVGKSGESGSVEWSDMIVATQGATPGAIVIQYNLNTARGSGIWDVHTRIGGAKGTNLQVAQCPAIVGQVKPECMAAHTNVHITKGANGAYFENNWFWTADHDLDDAKSTRVNIYTGRGLHVEAQNVWLWANGVEHHAVYQYQFNGASNIFAGFIQTETPYYQPTPDASTNPYGSSAAYSDPTYPSGASAWGLRVLNSKNVMIYGGGLYSFFRNIDVSCSSPDAPGGNRNCQQRIFSIEGASTIQAFALSEVGVQSMVTVDGVDKANWSDNLSVYPNTIGWVSNGF, encoded by the exons ATGCATCTTCCCTCCTTGATCGCCTGCCTGGGCGCAGTAGGTGCACAGGCTGCTGCCATAG CACCTTGGGCTAGACTCAGGTCTGTAAATGAGACTGACTTCGCCGCTGCCGCTGCTTTCCCCGATGGCTACTGGATGAATGACCTCTCCGGTAAAGGACGAGCAGCTTTCAACAGCAACCCGAACTACAAGGTCTTCCGCAATGTCAAGGAATACGGTGCCAAGG GCGATGGTGTAACTGATGACTCTGATGCTATCAACCGTGCCATTTCCGATGGCGGCCGCTGCGGTCCCTGGGTCTGCGATTCTTCGACTGATTCCCCCGCCGTTGTCTACATTCCTTCTGGAACGTACCTCATCAGCAAGCCCATCATCTTCTACTATGAGACTCAGCTCATCGGTAACCCTCGTGCTCTCCCTATCCTCAAGGCTTCTCCTTCGCTCCAGGCTCTTGCCCTCATCGACGCCAGCCCTTACAACAACCAAAACGGTCAGCCTGGATGGATCTCGACCAACCTCTTCGTCCGCCAAATCCGCAACTTGATCATCGATGGCACTGCTGTTCCACCGACCTCGGGCTTCCAGGCTATCCACTGGCCCGCCTCGCAAGCTACTACCATCCAAAACGTTAAGATCCGCATGACACAGGCATCTAACTCTGTCCATGCTGGTATCTTCGTCGAGAACGGATCTGGTGGTCACATGGCCGACCTCGACATCTCGGGTGGTCTGTACGGAATGAACATCGGCAACCAGCAGTTCACCATGCGCAACGTCAAGATCTCCAAGGCCGTCACTGGTATCTCTCAGATCTGGGACTGGGGTTGGTTGTACGCTGGTCTCTCCATCAGCGACTGCGGAACTGCTTTTTCCATGAGCAACGGTGCCTCTTCTGGAAAGCTTGAGGTCGGCTCCGTTGTCATCATCGACTCTGAGATCACCAACTGCAACAAGTTTGTCGACATGGCATGGTCAAGGTCCACTATGCCCACCGGTGCTGGTCAGCTGATTCTTGAGAACATTGTTCTGAACAACGTACCCAACGCTGTCGTCGGAAACGGTGCCACTGTTCTTGCTGGAGGTTCGCTCACGATCCAAGCTTGGGGACAGGGTAACAAGTACGCTCCCAACGTCAACGGACCTCAGAAGTTCCAGGGACCTATCACCCCGGCTCCCCGCCCCAGCAGTCTTTTGGACGGTGGCAAGTACTACGCCAAGTCGAAGCCCACATACGAGACTCTCACTACTGGCAACTTCATCAGCGCTCGTGGTGCCGGTGCCACTGGCGATGGTCGTACCGATGATACTCAGGCCGTTCAGAACGCCATCAACTCAGCTGTATCTCAGGGCAAGGTCGTCTACTTCGAGCACGGTACCTACAAGGTTACAAACACCATCTACGTTCCTGGTGGCGCCCGCATGGTCGGCGAGACATTCTCCGTGATCATGGGTTCCGGCTCTGTGTTCGGAAACAAGGACAGTCCAGTTCCCATTGTGCAGGTCGGCAAGTCTGGTGAGAGCGGTAGCGTCGAATGGTCCGACATGATTGTCGCTACCCAGGGCGCAACACCCGGTGCCATTGTCATCCAGTACAACCTCAACACTGCGCGTGGCTCTGGTATCTGGGACGTCCACACCAGGATCGGTGGTGCAAAGGGTACCAACCTGCAGGTTGCGCAATGCCCCGCGATCGTCGGACAAGTCAAGCCTGAGTGCATGGCTGCGCACACCAACGTCCACATCACCAAGGGTGCCAACGGAGCATACTTTGAGAACAACTGGTTCTGGACTGCTGATCACGACCTAGACGACGCCAAGTCGACCCGTGTCAACATCTACACTGGCCGTGGTCTTCATGTTGAGGCTCAGAATGTCTGGCTTTGGGCCAACGGGGTAGAGCACCATGCCGTCTACCAATACCAA TTCAACGGTGCAAGCAACATCTTCGCCGGTTTCATCCAAACCGAAACCCCCTACTACCAGCCCACACCTGACGCCTCCACCAACCCCTACGGCAGCTCAGCTGCCTACTCTGACCCCACCTACCCCTCCGGTGCCTCAGCATGGGGACTCCGCGTTCTAAACTCCAAGAACGTCATGATCTACGGTGGAGGTCTGTACTCTTTCTTCCGCAACATCGACGTCTCGTGCTCCTCTCCTGATGCGCCTGGTGGCAACCGCAACTGCCAGCAACGCATCTTCAGCATCGAGGGTGCGAGCACCATACAGGCTTTTGCTCTTAGCGAGGTCGGCGTGCAGTCCATGGTCACTGTTGATGGTGTTGACAAGGCGAACTGGAGCGACAACTTGAGCGTTTACCCGAACACCATTGGGTGGGTGTCCAACGGGTTCTAG
- a CDS encoding putative thioesterase superfamily protein gives MDAAIAHFSSVPWAAKLINDTANWTPVPTRAIAKKASGEDAFFAETISTDRTIRAILTLRSKEEVGEEIAYREIKEFVDVGDGLDGYPHVMHGGITATLLDEACGALINFNAMKKVERAGEVGRSIDRPKWMTAYLNTTYKAPVPTPGVLLCTATIVRQEGGDRKVYMRATVQDGNGTVCTICEALFIKIKSQRL, from the exons ATGGACGCTGCTATTGCTCACTTTTCCTCCGTGCCTTGGGCCGCCAAGCTGATCAATGATACTGCCAATTGGACACCAGTCCCCACCCGTGCCATTGCAAAGAAGGCATCCGGAGAAGATGCATTCTTCGCAGAGACCATCAGTACCGATCGAACAATACGGGCAATCTTGACGCTCCGGTCCAAGGAAGAGGTGGGCGAAGAGATAGCATACAGAGAGATTAAAGAATTTGTGGATGTTGGCGACGGGCTCGATGGCTATCCTCATGTAATGCATGGCGGCATTACCGCCACTTTGCTCGACGAGGCATGCGGTGCCCTGATAAACTTCAACGCAATGAAAAAGGTCGAACGGGCAGGAGAGGTTGGGCGCAGCATAGATCGACCGAAGTGGATGACAGCCT ATCTGAACACAACCTACAAGGCCCCGGTCCCGACTCCTGGGGTCCTCCTCTGTACAGCGACCATTGTGCGACAAGAGGGCGGCGATCGCAAAGTCTACATGCGTGCGACTGTCCAGGACGGCAACGGAACCGTCTGTACAATCTGCGAGGCTTTGTTCATCAAGATCAAGTCGCAGCGGTTATAG
- a CDS encoding UFD1, Ubiquitin fusion-degradation protein has translation MDSEAEPAPELKWSAQYQLAHAGATRSTLPGDKLLLPPSALEQLLAAAPVVHVNADRPHITAFDPFNPYTFNAERHARAQTQDRFQQLPHPLTFRLVNPENGRVVHAGIREFSAEEGQVVLSSFLQEALGIETQSTETSRDGSPNGQMDTEDGEGDGVNGLPGNGATAPKITVHAKQLPKGTFVKLRPLEAGYDPEDWKSLLEEHLRSNFTTMTNGEVLVVYGGRGAGGRREEFRFLVDGFKPEGDGICVVDTDLEVDIEALNEEQARETLKRIAEKRHRAPGTSQGSSTGGTIDIFKAQSGQVLEEEYVDFELPSWDRSQGIDIVLDEVEDEDEIDLFVSPFSARQRVRPREDEHVFADLTSQHPKRIRLQPTNIELDEAEAVWISVHAYPSESPSSTPKPFRLRVSIYDPKTEAAEHGGEAAIPGPDEVQCRNCKQIVPKGSLFLHENFCLRNNILCPQGCGQVFQKRSPAFQNHWHCPHDTFSGNTPLSRQKHDAIYHTPQVPQEGDPNDQSPELLLSGLTPHELADGGRTTECHLCNKIVRFRDMDTHLRHHDLERLSRPPPRLCRNINCGRTQDGANKAGDTRAGTRKGQGPGNEIGLCSVCFGPLYVSLHDPEGKALRRRIERRYLSQLLTGCGKPWCKNEYCRTGRKNLGQEDKSVPTKDAIPLVKPFLQGMDGKGYDTPLHFCVDERTQKCRTLAEMVAAETGIEGKGGYGLEWCVAALEAEGGDLDKARSWLKGWAPQRAEAGQ, from the exons ATGGACTCGGAAGCAGAGCCCGCACCCGAACTAAAATGGTCTGCGCAGTACCAGCTGGCGCATGCAGGTGCGACTCGGAGTACGCTACCGGGCGATAAGCTTCTCCTTCCTCCCTCCGCATTAGAGCAACTACTCGCCGCAGCCCCGGTTGTGCATGTCAATGCAGACAGGCCGCATATCACCGCTTTCGATCCCTTCAATCCCTACACCTTCAACGCCGAGCGCCACGCGCGGGCACAGACGCAGGACCGCTTCCAACAGTTGCCGCACCCGCTCACCTTTCGCCTGGTCAATCCTGAAAATGGCCGCGTCGTACATGCTGGAATTCGCGAGTTCTCTGCAGAGGAGGGGCAAGTCGTGCTCAGCAGTTTCCTTCAAGAGGCGTTGGGGATAGAGACACAATCTACCGAGACTTCAAGAGACGGAAGTCCGAATGGCCAAATGGACACGGAGGATGGGGAAGGGGACGGAGTAAATGGGTTGCCTGGAAATGGTGCTACGGCTCCAAAAATCACGGTGCACGCGAAGCAGCTGCCCAAGGGAACGTTTGTGAAGCTACGACCGCTGGAAGCCGGCTACGACCCCGAAGACTGGAAGTCGCTCCTGGAGGAGCACTTGCGATCCAACTTCACAACGATGACTAATGGCGAGGTACTAGTCGTATATGGTGGTCGCGGTGCTGGTGGCAGGCGCGAAGAGTTCCGCTTTTTGGTCGACGGTTTCAAGCCAGAAGGGGACGGGATATGTGTGGTGGACACAGACCTCGAGGTCGACATAGAAGCGCTGAACGAAGAACAAGCACGCGAGACGTTGAAGAGGATAGCGGAAAAGAGGCATCGTGCGCCCGGCACATCGCAAGGTAGTTCGACTGGCGGCACAATTGACATTTTCAAGGCCCAGTCAGGACAGGTGCTGGAAGAAGAATACGTCGACTTTGAGTTGCCATCATGGGATCGATCTCAAGGAATAGATATAGTCTTGGATGAAGTagaagatgaggatgagattGATCTATTTGTCAGTCCGTTTTCAGCCCGACAGAGAGTCCGCCCACGAGAAGACGAGCACGTGTTCGCCGATCTAACAAGTCAACACCCTAAACGCATACGCTTACAACCTACGAACATCGAGCTTGACGAAGCGGAAGCAGTATGGATCTCGGTCCACGCTTATCCCTCCGAATCGCCTTCGAGCACTCCGAAACCGTTCCGCCTGAGGGTCTCCATATATGATCCCAAGACAGAAGCTGCAGAACATGGGGGAGAAGCTGCGATACCGGGGCCAGATGAAGTGCAATGCAGGAACTGCAAGCAAATTGTGCCCAAGGgttctcttttcttacaCGAGAACTTTTGCTTGCGGAACAACATCCTATGTCCTCAGGGTTGCGGTCAGGTCTTTCAGAAACGCTCTCCAGCTTTTCAAAACCATTGGCATTGTCCGCACGACACGTTCAGTGGTAACACACCACTGAGCCGCCAAAAGCACGATGCTATCTATCATACACCACAA GTACCACAAGAAGGCGACCCAAACGACCAGTCCCCTGAACTTCTCCTTTCTGGCCTCACACCCCACGAACTAGCAGACGGCGGTCGCACAACTGAATGCCATCTCTGCAACAAGATTGTCCGATTCCGAGACATGGACACGCATCTCCGCCATCACGACCTAGAACGCTTATCCCGCCCTCCACCACGTCTCTGTCGCAACATAAACTGCGGTCGTACCCAAGACGGTGCTAACAAAGCTGGCGACACGCGAGCTGGAACACGTAAAGGCCAAGGGCCTGGTAATGAAATCGGGCTATGCAGCGTCTGTTTCGGTCCCCTCTACGTCTCCCTCCACGATCCAGAAGGCAAAGCGCTCCGCCGCCGCATCGAGCGTCGCTACCTTTCCCAACTTCTCACTGGTTGCGGAAAGCCGTGGTGCAAAAATGAATACTGTCGTACCGGCCGCAAGAACCTTGGGCAAGAAGACAAGTCCGTCCCAACGAAAGACGCAATTCCGCTTGTGAAGCCCTTCCTACAAGGCATGGATGGCAAAGGCTATGATACACCATTGCACTTTTGTGTTGATGAGCGCACGCAGAAGTGTAGAACACTGGCGGAGATGGTCGCAGCAGAGACGGGGATCGAAGGAAAAGGCGGATACGGGCTGGAGTGGTGTGTTGCAGCACTTGAGGCTGAGGGCGGGGATCTAGACAAGGCGAGGAGCTGGCTTAAGGGGTGGGCACCTCAGAGGGCGGAGGCAGGACAGTAA